The Clostridiales bacterium FE2011 sequence AGACAACAAGGCAGAAGGGCTCCTGAAGCATCAGGAGTTCTTTTTTTGCGTTCTTTTTGTATTTCAATTGACAATCCGGGGATGCAGTGATAGCTTACTGAAAAATAGTCCGGACAAGTTATTCATACGAGGGAGGATGAATTGATTATGAACGGTTTACTCATGATGATCATTGCCATCGTTGTACTGGGCGCCGGCTATCTCGTTTACGGCCGCTGGCTGGCGAAAAAGTGGGGTATTGATCCCAAAGCCAAGACGCCGGCCTACGAACTGCGGGATGGCGTTGACTATGAACCTGCCGATACCCATGTGGTCTTCGGACACCAGTTTGCTTCCATTGCCGGCGCTGGCCCCATCAACGGTCCTGTGCAGGCGGCGGTTTTCGGCTGGGTGCCGGTGCTGCTGTGGGTCCTGATCGGCGGCGTATTCTTCGGCGCTGTGCAGGACTTTTCAGCCATGTACGCCTCTGTGAAGAACAAGGGACGTACCATCGGCTATATCATTGAGGAATACATCGGCAAGGTCGGCAAGAAGCTTTTCCTGCTGTTCTGCTGGCTGTTCTGTATCCTGGTGGTTGCAGCTTTTGCCGACGTGGTTGCCGGCACATTCAACGGCTTTGCCGCCGACGGCGCCCGGATTACTGCCAACGGCAGCGTCGCGACCACAAGCATGCTCTTTATCGTCCAAGCGGTGGCCCTGGGCTTCCTGCTCCGGTTCTCCAAGATGAACAAATGGGTCAACACCCTGATTGCCATCGCCCTGCTGGTGGTCGGCGTCGCGGTGGGCCTGGCCCTGCCGGTGTTCATTCCGGCCAATACCTGGCATATCATCGTGTTCATCTATATCATGATTGCTTCCGTGGTTCCGGTGTGGGCCCTGCTGCAGCCCCGGGACTACCTGAACAGCTACCTGCTGGTGTTCATGATCCTGGCTGCGGTGGTTGGTATCATGGCGACCAATCCCAGCATCAACCTGCCGGCATTCACCAGTTTCACGGTGGCAGGAACCGGCAACCTGTTCCCGATCCTGTTCGTGACCATCGCCTGCGGCGCCGTTTCCGGCTTCCATGCCCTGGTTTCTTCCGGTACAGCCTCCAAGCAGATTAAGAATGAAAAGCATATGCTGCCGGTTTCTTTCGGCGCCATGCTGATGGAATCCCTGCTGGCTGTGATCTCCCTGATCGCAGTGGCCAGCTTCGCGGCGGGAGAAGCCGCGGCGGCTGGTTATTCCACCCCCACGCAGGTGTTTGCGGGCGGCGTTGCCAACTTCCTGGAGAAGCTGGGCATGCCCCATAACATTATCTTCACGCTGATCAATCTGGCGGTTTCCGCTTTCGCCTTGACCTCCCTTGACTCGGTTGCCCGGATCGGCCGGCTGTCCTTCCAGGAGCTGTTCCTGGACGCCTCCATCAAGGATGAGGACATGAAGCCCTGGCGCAAGGTGGTAACCAACAAATACTTTGCGACGGTGATTACGCTGGTGCTGGCCTATATCCTGGCAAAGATGGGATACAAGAACATCTGGCCGCTGTTCGGCAGCGCCAACCAGCTGCTCAGCGCGCTGGCGCTCATTGCCTGCGCTGTTTACCTGAAGAAGACCAACCGCAAGGGCTGGATGCTGTGGATTCCCATGGTGATCATGCTCTGCGTGACGCTGACAGCCCTGGTCCAGAAGATCATTGCGCTGATCGGCGATCCGACCGCGGGGAACATCCTGCAGCTCGCTTTTGCCGTTGCATTGTTTGTGCTCGGCGTGATCGTGGCGGTGCTCGGCTTCAGACGGCTGGCTGAAAAAACTCCGCAGGAAGCACAGAACGCTTAAGGAACTGCAACGAAGCATCCGGGAAACCGGATGCTTTTTTATTTGGCACATTCCCGACGCTGTTGACAGGAATGGCAGCTTTCCGTAAAATGAAACCAGATGTCTGAAATGTACACACAGACTGAAAAACAGAAAAGGGAGATGAAAAAATGGACATGAACCGTCGTGAATTTTTGCGTACCGCCGGAAAAGCCGCACTGGGTGCGGTCGCAGTCAGCAGCCTGCCGCTGCCTGTTGTGGCGGAAGGGAAGGAAACTCCCGTATGGCCCTGGAAATATGTGCCGCTGGACAAGGATGAGCTGCTGAAGCGCTGCTATGAAAAGTTCTATGAATACGGAGGCTGCGGCGGAGGATGCTTTGGCGGCATCATCGACATCATGAGTGAAGTGACCGGCTATCCCTATAATGAGATGGTTCCCGGCCGCACATGCGCCCTGATGGGCGGCGGCTTTGGCGCGGGAACGCTCTGCGGTTCCCTGGCGGGCGCCCTGATGTTTGTGGGCCTGGTGTGCGAACCCCAGGACGCTGCTGCTGTGCGTGACCAGCTGTTTGCCTGGTACCGGGAACACAGCTTCCCGCAGTACCAGCCTGAATTTGAATCCATCACTACCGTGGCTCACTCCATCAACTGCGTTGATTCCGTAGGCACCTATATGGCGGCGACCGGATACAAGATGGCGGATCCGGAACGCAAGGCCCGCTGCGCGTCTGTGACGGCCGAAGTGGCAGTCAAAGCCATTTCCCTGCTGAACGTCCTGTACGGATACGAAGAGGCTGAACCGGAAGAGGAAGCCGCTCCCGCAGAGGAGGCGCTGGCAGCCAATGAGTATATCGGCACCGGCATCAGCGAAATCGGCGGCGAGGTGAAGGTGAAGGTCACCATGGACGGGGACAAGATCGCGAAGATTGAAGTGCTGAGCCACAACGAAACTGCCGGCGTCAGCGATCCGGCCTTTGCGGCCATTCCCGACGCGATCATCGCGGCCAACTCCACCGAGATTGATACAGTTTCCGGCGCGACCAAGACCAGCGAAGCCCTGATTGCCGCCGTGAACGATGCCCTGGCGCAAATCAAGAAATAAAAAACCGCGGCATATTACAGTCAACAGGATCGGAGGCCTTTCAGACAGGCCTCCGGTTTTTGTTCCGCCTGCAGCGGCACTGGCAGAAATTGTCTGTTGTGTTATAATAGACATGTCCGATCTGGTTTTCCGGGCATTCTTTTACGTTGAGACCGAGGGAGATGAAAGCGTGAACATTCTGCACCTGAAGTATGCTGTGAGCATCGCGGACAACGGCTCCATCAACAAGGCAGCGGAAGAAATTCATGTAGCCCAGCCCAACCTGAGCCGGGTAATCAAGGAACTGGAAGCCGACCTGGGGATTACCATTTTCCAGCGCAGTGCCCACGGTATGATCCTGACCCCGGAAGGGGAGGAGTTTGTGGGCCGGGCCAGGAAGATCCTGGAGCAGGTGGACGACATGGAACACATGTACAAGTCCGGACAGCCGGCCTGCCAGCGCTTTTCCATCTCCGCCCCGCGGGCCAGCTACATCTCCGACGCTTTTGCCCATTTTTCCCGGTCACTGAGCAAGGATGACGCGGAAGTTTTCTACCAGGAAACCAATGTACTGAAGGCTGTGAGAAACATCCTGGAGGTAGGGTATAACCTGGGCATCCTCCGGTATGCCTCCAAGCATGAAAAGTATTTCCGGGAGATGCTGGAAGATAAGGACCTGACCGGGGACCTGATTATGGAATTCACCTACTGTCTGATCATGCATGAGGACAGCCCGCTGGCAAAAATGGAGACCATCCGGATGAAAGACCTGGCCGGATATATCCAGATCGCGCATGCGGATCCCTATGTACCCTCCATGCCGCTGTCCGTGGTCAAGAATGAAGAACTGCCGGATATTCCCCGGAGGATTTATGTGTTTGAGCGGGGCAGCCAGATGGATCTGCTTTCGGAAAACCCGGAAACCTTCATGTGGGTTTCCCCGATTCCGGAGCGGCTGCTGAAGAACCTCCACCTGGTGCAGAGACGCTGCGTGGATAACCAGAAACTGTACCGGGACGTGCTGATCCGCAGGAAGAATTATCACCTGACAGAGCTGGATAAGCAATTTATAACGGAACTGACAATTTCAAAACGAAATTGTCAGTTCGATGAAAACGCATAATGCGTTTTCATCAATGAATACTGAAAACTTAAGACTTAAAAATGAATAATGGTGGAGAAAAGCGCTTCCGTATACGGCGGAAGCGCTTTTGTTGAATAAATGGGATTTCCTTCGGAATTCTTAGTAAGGGATTTCTCCACTACGGCTACGCCTTCGGTCGAAATGACAGCCTGGAGTGCGTTGTTCTGTGCAATGAATATGGTTGACAAATAAGGTTTTGTTTGTTGCTTATTCTTGCCTCGTTACGGGGCAGGTTTCTTTTTATATCGATATATCGATAAAGAGTTATCGATATATATATAACTCATATACGGTTTTGGTAATTCCGCTGAGACGCCTGTTCTTCTATAATAACCCGCGGCAAGGAGGGAAGGGCCATGAGGAGCAGTACGCTGTCCAAAGCGACGATGGGTAGGCTGCCGTTGTATCTGCAGTTTATCCGCACCGTACAGACGGAGAATGTTTCATCCGCGACTGTTGCCCGGGCGTTGGGACTGGGCGAGGTTCAGGTTCGAAAAGACCTGGCCAGCATCTGCCCGGCGGGGATGCCGAAGATTGGCTATCCGACGGAGCGGCTCCGGGAAGACCTGGAAGCAGTGCTGGGCATGAAGCAGACGATCCCTGCGGTGGTGGTCGGCGCCGGTAAACTGGGCAGAGCCCTGATGGCCTATGACGGATTCCGGGAGTACGGGCTGGAGATCGCGGCGGCGTTCGATACCCGCGTGACCGATTCAAGCCACGAACGGAAACCGATCCTTCCCATGGAAGAGATGAGCGGATGGTGCCGGGAACATGAGGTTCACATCGGGATCCTGACCGTACCGGCAGGAGCGGCCCAGGAGGCTGCGGACCAGATGGTGAACAGCGGCATCACAGCGATTCTCAGTTTTGTTTCCGTGCCGATCCGGGTACCGGATACCGTGACGGTGAAGCATGAAAACATTGCGTTATCCCTTGCCTGCCTGAAGATCGTAGCAGGCATGTCCAATGAAACAACGGAGGAGGATTCACATGGATCAGAAGACCTATGAAACGGTGGACAGCCCGGAAACACTGGAGGCTGCCATAGCCCGGGTGCGGGAAGCACAGCGCCAGTACGCCTCCTACACCCAGGAACAGGTGGACAGGATTTTCCTGGCAGCGGCAACCGCCGCCAATCAGGCCCGCATTCCCCTGGCCAGGATGGCTGTTGAGGAAACCGGCATGGGTGTGGTGGAAGACAAAGTGATCAAAAACCACTATGCCAGCGAATATATCTACAATGCCTACCGGGACACCAAAACCTGCGGTGTGATTGAAGAAGACAAAGCCGGCGGTATGAAGAAGATTGCGGAGCCCATCGGTGTGGTGGCCGCCGTGATTCCGACCACAAACCCAACATCCACTGCCATTTTCAAATCCCTGATCTGTCTGAAGACCCGCAACGGTATTATCATCAGCCCCCATCCCCGTGCCAAACAGGCCACGATCGCTGCCGCGAAGGTAGTGCTGGAAGCAGCGGTCAAAGCCGGCGCACCGGAAGGCATCATCTCCTGGATTGACGTGCCCAGCCTTGAAATGACCAACACCGTGATGAAGGAAGCGGACATTATCCTGGCGACCGGCGGTCCCGGCATGGTGAAGGCGGCCTACTCCAGCGGCAAGCCAGCCCTGGGCGTGGGCGCCGGCAACGTGCCCGCGGTGATCGACGAAAGTGCGGATATCCTGCTGGCAGTCAACAGCATCATCCATTCCAAGACCTTCGATAACGGCATGATCTGCGCTTCTGAACAGAGCGTGATCGTCGTGGACAGCGTCTATGACAGCGTGAAGGCTGAATTCGCTGCCCGGGGCTGCTGGTTCCTGAAGGGAGAAGAGCTGAACAAGGTCCGGAAGACCATCCTGATCAACGGCGCCCTGAACGCAAAGATTGTGGGACAGAGCGCATACAGGATTGCCGAGCTTGCGGGTGTGACCGTTCCGGAAGGCACGAAGGTGCTGATCGGTGAGGTTGAATCCGTGGATATCTCCGAGGAATTCGCCCATGAGAAGCTGTCCCCGGTGCTGGCAATGTACCGGGCACAGGATCTGGAAGACGCGTTTGCGAAGGCTGACAGGCTGATCGCGGACGGCGGTTACGGCCACACCGCTTCCCTGTATATCAATACCCAGAAGAAGCAGGAAGTGCTGGATGCTTTCGCGGCCCGGATGAAGACCTGCCGCATTGTGGTGAACACCCCATCCTCCCAGGGCGGCATCGGTGACCTGTACAATTTCCGGATGATGCCTTCTCTGACGCTGGGCTGCGGCAGCTGGGGCGGAAACTCCGTGTCTGAAAACGTGGGTGTGAAGCACCTGCTGAATATCAAAACCGTGACGGAAAGAAGGGAAAACATGCTCTGGTTCCGCGCTCCTGAAAAGGTGTACATCAAGAAAGGCTGCCTGCCGGTGGCCCTGAGCGAACTGAAAACCGTGATGGGAAAGAAAAAGGCCTTCGTGGTAACAGACAGTTTCCTTTACCACAACGGCAACACCAAGCCGATTACCGACAAGCTGGATGAGATGGGAATCAGCCATGCCACCTTCTTCGACGTAGCGCCCGATCCGACCCTGGCCTGCGCCAAAGCCGGCGCCGAGCAGATGCGCCTGTTCCAGCCGGACGTGATCATCGCCCTGGGCGGCGGAAGCGCCATGGACGCGGCAAAGATCATGTGGGTGCTGTATGAGCATCCCGAGGTTGACTTCATGGACATGGCCATGCGCTTCATGGATATCCGCAAGCGGGTATATACCTTCCCGAAGATGGGCGAAAAGGCGTACTTTGTCGCGATCCCCACTTCCGCCGGAACCGGCAGCGAAGTGACTCCCTTCGCGGTTATCACCGATGAACAGAGCGGCGTAAAGTATCCGCTGGCGGATTACGAGCTGCTGCCAAATATGGCAATCATTGACACGGATTTCCATATGACCGCCCCCAAGGGCCTGACCGCGGCCAGCGGTATCGACGCGGTGACGCACGCGCTGGAAGCCTACGCTTCCATGCTGGCAACCGACTATACGGACGGACTGGCCATCCAGGCACTGAAGAACATCTTCACCTACCTGCCCCGGGCTTACGATGACGGCATGACGGACGTGGAAGCCCGTGAGAAGATGGCCAACGCCGCCACCATGGCTGGTATGGCTTTCGCCAACGCTTTCCTGGGTGTGTGCCACTCCATGGCGCACAAGCTGGGCGCCTTCCATCACATTGCCCACGGCGTGGCCAATGCACTGATGATTGAAGAGGTGCTGCGGTTCAACGCCGCGGAAACCCCGGCCAAGATGGGGACCTTCCCCCAGTATGAATATCCCCACACCATGCGGCGGTACGCTGAAGTGGCGGAAGCACTGGGCATTACGGAAGGTACCGACGAAGACAAGCTGGAAGCGCTGATCAAGAAGATCAATGACCTGAAAGCCTATGTGGGCATCAAGTCCACGATCCGGGATTATGTGCCGGATGAGAAGGACTTCCTGGACCGGCTGGACGCCATGACAGAGCAGGCCTTCGACGATCAGTGCACCGGCGCCAATCCCCGGTATCCGCTGATGAGCGAAATCAAGCAGATGTACCTGAATGCCTACTACGGCGGGAAGCACTTCACCGAAACGGCCAAGCCCACTGAGTATGACATCGCCACCTACGAGGATGACGCGGCCAAAAAAGCCTATCGTCCCGGACATAAGCTGTGAAAGGGGGAAGGACAATGAATCAGGATCGAGTAATCGCCGTACGGAACGCCAAGACGATTTATCGGGACGGAGACCGGTGCCTGAAGGTATTCAACGCCGAGTATTCCAAGGCAGACGTGCTGAATGAAGCGCTGAACCAGGCCCGCATCGAGGAAACCGGACTGCATATCCCCAAGGTTCTGGAAGTGACCGTGCTGGACGGAAAATGGACCATCGTGTCCGAATTTATTGCCGGAAAAACCCTGAGCCAGCTGATGAAAGACAACCCCGACGATAAGGACAAATACATCGGGCAGATGGTGGACCTGCAGCTGGAAGTGCAGAGCAAAACCTGCCCGCTGCTGAACAAGCTGAAGGACAAGATGAACCGCAAGATCAGCCAGGCCAGCCTGGACGCTACCATCCGGTATGATCTTCATACCCGGCTGGAGGGAATGCCGAAGCACAACAAGGTGTGCCACGGCGACTTCCGTCCCTCCAATATCATCATCGCGAACGACGGAACGCCCTACATCCTGGACTGGAGCCATGTGACCCAGGGCAATGCCTCCGCCGACGCGGCCCGAACCTACCTGCTGTTCTGCCTGAAGGGCGATACCGAAGGCGCTGAAAAGTACCTGGACCTGTTCTGTGAAAAAAGCAACACGGACAGGCGGTACGTCCAGAAGTGGATGCCGATTGTGGCGGCCAGCCAGTCGGTGAAGGGCAACGAACAGGAGCGGGAATTCCTGCTCAGATGGGTCAATGTG is a genomic window containing:
- a CDS encoding phosphotransferase, giving the protein MNQDRVIAVRNAKTIYRDGDRCLKVFNAEYSKADVLNEALNQARIEETGLHIPKVLEVTVLDGKWTIVSEFIAGKTLSQLMKDNPDDKDKYIGQMVDLQLEVQSKTCPLLNKLKDKMNRKISQASLDATIRYDLHTRLEGMPKHNKVCHGDFRPSNIIIANDGTPYILDWSHVTQGNASADAARTYLLFCLKGDTEGAEKYLDLFCEKSNTDRRYVQKWMPIVAASQSVKGNEQEREFLLRWVNVVEYE
- a CDS encoding redox-sensing transcriptional repressor Rex — encoded protein: MRSSTLSKATMGRLPLYLQFIRTVQTENVSSATVARALGLGEVQVRKDLASICPAGMPKIGYPTERLREDLEAVLGMKQTIPAVVVGAGKLGRALMAYDGFREYGLEIAAAFDTRVTDSSHERKPILPMEEMSGWCREHEVHIGILTVPAGAAQEAADQMVNSGITAILSFVSVPIRVPDTVTVKHENIALSLACLKIVAGMSNETTEEDSHGSEDL
- a CDS encoding LysR family transcriptional regulator is translated as MNILHLKYAVSIADNGSINKAAEEIHVAQPNLSRVIKELEADLGITIFQRSAHGMILTPEGEEFVGRARKILEQVDDMEHMYKSGQPACQRFSISAPRASYISDAFAHFSRSLSKDDAEVFYQETNVLKAVRNILEVGYNLGILRYASKHEKYFREMLEDKDLTGDLIMEFTYCLIMHEDSPLAKMETIRMKDLAGYIQIAHADPYVPSMPLSVVKNEELPDIPRRIYVFERGSQMDLLSENPETFMWVSPIPERLLKNLHLVQRRCVDNQKLYRDVLIRRKNYHLTELDKQFITELTISKRNCQFDENA
- a CDS encoding FMN-binding protein is translated as MDMNRREFLRTAGKAALGAVAVSSLPLPVVAEGKETPVWPWKYVPLDKDELLKRCYEKFYEYGGCGGGCFGGIIDIMSEVTGYPYNEMVPGRTCALMGGGFGAGTLCGSLAGALMFVGLVCEPQDAAAVRDQLFAWYREHSFPQYQPEFESITTVAHSINCVDSVGTYMAATGYKMADPERKARCASVTAEVAVKAISLLNVLYGYEEAEPEEEAAPAEEALAANEYIGTGISEIGGEVKVKVTMDGDKIAKIEVLSHNETAGVSDPAFAAIPDAIIAANSTEIDTVSGATKTSEALIAAVNDALAQIKK
- the adhE gene encoding bifunctional acetaldehyde-CoA/alcohol dehydrogenase, producing the protein MDQKTYETVDSPETLEAAIARVREAQRQYASYTQEQVDRIFLAAATAANQARIPLARMAVEETGMGVVEDKVIKNHYASEYIYNAYRDTKTCGVIEEDKAGGMKKIAEPIGVVAAVIPTTNPTSTAIFKSLICLKTRNGIIISPHPRAKQATIAAAKVVLEAAVKAGAPEGIISWIDVPSLEMTNTVMKEADIILATGGPGMVKAAYSSGKPALGVGAGNVPAVIDESADILLAVNSIIHSKTFDNGMICASEQSVIVVDSVYDSVKAEFAARGCWFLKGEELNKVRKTILINGALNAKIVGQSAYRIAELAGVTVPEGTKVLIGEVESVDISEEFAHEKLSPVLAMYRAQDLEDAFAKADRLIADGGYGHTASLYINTQKKQEVLDAFAARMKTCRIVVNTPSSQGGIGDLYNFRMMPSLTLGCGSWGGNSVSENVGVKHLLNIKTVTERRENMLWFRAPEKVYIKKGCLPVALSELKTVMGKKKAFVVTDSFLYHNGNTKPITDKLDEMGISHATFFDVAPDPTLACAKAGAEQMRLFQPDVIIALGGGSAMDAAKIMWVLYEHPEVDFMDMAMRFMDIRKRVYTFPKMGEKAYFVAIPTSAGTGSEVTPFAVITDEQSGVKYPLADYELLPNMAIIDTDFHMTAPKGLTAASGIDAVTHALEAYASMLATDYTDGLAIQALKNIFTYLPRAYDDGMTDVEAREKMANAATMAGMAFANAFLGVCHSMAHKLGAFHHIAHGVANALMIEEVLRFNAAETPAKMGTFPQYEYPHTMRRYAEVAEALGITEGTDEDKLEALIKKINDLKAYVGIKSTIRDYVPDEKDFLDRLDAMTEQAFDDQCTGANPRYPLMSEIKQMYLNAYYGGKHFTETAKPTEYDIATYEDDAAKKAYRPGHKL
- a CDS encoding carbon starvation protein A, with product MNGLLMMIIAIVVLGAGYLVYGRWLAKKWGIDPKAKTPAYELRDGVDYEPADTHVVFGHQFASIAGAGPINGPVQAAVFGWVPVLLWVLIGGVFFGAVQDFSAMYASVKNKGRTIGYIIEEYIGKVGKKLFLLFCWLFCILVVAAFADVVAGTFNGFAADGARITANGSVATTSMLFIVQAVALGFLLRFSKMNKWVNTLIAIALLVVGVAVGLALPVFIPANTWHIIVFIYIMIASVVPVWALLQPRDYLNSYLLVFMILAAVVGIMATNPSINLPAFTSFTVAGTGNLFPILFVTIACGAVSGFHALVSSGTASKQIKNEKHMLPVSFGAMLMESLLAVISLIAVASFAAGEAAAAGYSTPTQVFAGGVANFLEKLGMPHNIIFTLINLAVSAFALTSLDSVARIGRLSFQELFLDASIKDEDMKPWRKVVTNKYFATVITLVLAYILAKMGYKNIWPLFGSANQLLSALALIACAVYLKKTNRKGWMLWIPMVIMLCVTLTALVQKIIALIGDPTAGNILQLAFAVALFVLGVIVAVLGFRRLAEKTPQEAQNA